Proteins encoded in a region of the Mycolicibacterium neoaurum genome:
- a CDS encoding ATP-binding cassette domain-containing protein has protein sequence MTAAAIDCRGLTHRYGKFTAVDGLDLLVRPGETVGLLGPNGAGKTTAIRVLTTLTPIQQGQVHIFGLDARRDTMDIRYNIGYVPQQLSIEAALTGRQNVELFARLYDIGRRDRATRVAEAIDAMGLTEVADKPAGSFSGGMVRRLELAQALVNRPSLLLLDEPTVGLDPIARDSVWDQVERMQQDFGMAVLLTTHYMGEADALCDRVILMHHGRLQAEGTPSELKSTVGKDATLEDVFRHYAGSDLDNAAPAGLREVRAARRTARRVG, from the coding sequence GTGACCGCTGCGGCCATCGACTGTCGCGGACTCACCCATCGCTACGGCAAGTTCACCGCGGTGGACGGGCTCGACCTGCTGGTCCGCCCGGGCGAGACGGTCGGCCTGCTCGGGCCCAACGGGGCCGGCAAGACCACCGCGATCCGCGTCCTGACCACCCTCACCCCGATCCAGCAGGGGCAGGTCCATATCTTCGGTCTGGACGCCCGCCGCGACACCATGGATATCCGATACAACATCGGCTATGTACCACAACAACTTTCCATCGAAGCGGCGTTGACGGGTCGGCAGAACGTCGAACTGTTCGCCCGCCTCTACGATATCGGGCGCCGGGACCGCGCCACCCGGGTGGCCGAGGCGATCGACGCCATGGGACTGACCGAGGTCGCCGACAAACCCGCGGGCAGCTTCTCCGGCGGCATGGTGCGTCGCCTCGAGCTCGCGCAGGCACTGGTGAACCGCCCCTCACTACTGCTCCTAGACGAACCGACCGTGGGCCTGGATCCCATTGCCCGCGACAGTGTCTGGGACCAGGTCGAGCGTATGCAGCAGGACTTCGGGATGGCGGTCCTACTGACGACGCACTACATGGGCGAGGCGGACGCCCTGTGCGACCGAGTGATCCTGATGCATCACGGCCGGCTGCAGGCCGAAGGCACCCCGTCCGAGCTGAAGTCGACAGTCGGCAAGGATGCCACCCTTGAGGACGTGTTCCGCCACTATGCCGGCTCGGACCTCGACAACGCGGCTCCGGCCGGCCTGCGTGAGGTCCGTGCCGCCCGAAGGACGGCACGCCGTGTCGGTTGA
- a CDS encoding ABC transporter permease, whose product MGAFALVEVQKLRHDRTELFTRMVQPALWLIIFGQTFNRLGVIDTGDVPYLAFLAPGIIAQSALFISIFYGIQIIWDRDAGILAKLMVTPAPPSALITGKAFAAGVRSVVQVIGVVALAYVIGVHMTVNPLRILGAMAVVMLGSAFFACLSMSLAGLVRNRDRLMGIGQAITMPLFFASNALYPVEVMPQWLRWLSAVNPLSYEVNALRGLLIGTPTNAALDIAVLVGSAALGVVTASALLRRLVR is encoded by the coding sequence ATGGGCGCATTCGCCCTCGTCGAGGTGCAGAAGCTGCGGCACGACCGCACCGAGCTGTTCACCCGGATGGTGCAGCCCGCCCTGTGGCTGATCATCTTCGGGCAGACCTTCAATCGGCTCGGCGTGATCGACACCGGCGACGTGCCGTATCTGGCGTTCCTGGCACCGGGGATCATCGCGCAGTCGGCACTGTTCATCTCGATCTTCTATGGCATCCAGATCATCTGGGACCGCGATGCGGGCATCCTGGCCAAACTGATGGTCACTCCGGCGCCACCGTCGGCCCTGATCACCGGGAAGGCGTTCGCCGCCGGGGTGCGTTCGGTGGTGCAGGTCATCGGTGTCGTGGCGCTGGCGTATGTCATCGGCGTGCACATGACGGTGAACCCGTTGCGCATCCTCGGCGCGATGGCGGTCGTGATGCTCGGCTCGGCGTTCTTCGCCTGCCTGTCGATGTCGCTGGCCGGGCTGGTGCGCAACCGGGACCGGCTGATGGGCATCGGCCAGGCCATCACCATGCCGCTGTTCTTCGCCTCCAATGCGCTGTACCCGGTGGAGGTCATGCCCCAGTGGCTACGTTGGCTGTCGGCGGTCAATCCCCTGAGTTATGAAGTGAATGCACTGCGCGGCCTGCTGATCGGAACGCCCACCAATGCGGCGTTGGACATCGCGGTGCTGGTCGGGTCGGCGGCGCT